ATACCTGGCCACCTGGAAGCTGGCACCGGCCCTTGCGCAGGGCAATGCAGTCATCCTAAAACCGGCCGAGCTGACGCCACTCACGGCTATGGCCATGGGACACATATGCAACGCCGCAGGTCTGCCACCCGGTGTGGTGAACATCGTGCAAGGTTTTGGCGCAGGTGGAGCCGGTGAGGCGCTCGTCAAGCATCCGGACATCAAGGCTATCTCCTTTACTGGCGAGACCTCCACGGGTGAGGCCATTATGCGGACGGCTGCGCCACTCCTAAAGAAGCTGTCTTTTGAGCTTGGCGGCAAAGGAGCGACCGTGATTTTTGCCGACGCTGATCTAGAACAGGCGGCTGAAACCGCGGTACGAGCGGCGTTTCGCAATCAGGGCCAGATCTGTCTTGCGGGGTCAAGGCTGCTCTTGGAGCGTCGCGTTGCCTCGCAGGTGATTGAAAAAGTTCTTGCTGCCGTCGGCCGTATTCGAGTTGGCGATCCCTTGGATCCAGCCACGACCATGGGTTCATTGGTCAGCCGTGATCACCGCGACAAAGTTTCAAGCTACGCCGCATATGCTAAAGCTGCTGCTGGCGTGGAGATTCTTTGTGGTGGTGACGTGCCAGTGGACTTGCCGCAGGGAGCCTTTTTTGAGCCGACCGTAGTGACCGGCGTAACCCAAGACTCAAGACTGATTCAGGAAGAGGTCTTTGGTCCGCTGCTGACGGTGCAAATTTTTGATGACGAGAGCGAAGCCTTACAGCTCGTTAACGGCACGCAGTACGGCCTATCATGTTCGGTGTTCACAAAGGACATCGATCGTGCTCAGCGATTTGCTCGGGGCGCTCGTATGGGTCTCGTCTGGATCAATACCTGGTTCTCTCGTGATTTGCACACGGCATTTGGCGGGATGAAACGCAGCGGTATTGGACGCGAGGGTGGGCAGTATAGTTTAGATTTCTTTAGCGAGCTGAAGACCATCTCGATGGCCATGCGTTGAAAGAGAATTCTTGATGTCTAGTGAGGAGTCGAGTCGTGACAAAGGCAATAAATAGCAGACGCCGCGCCCTAGTATCAGCGGCCTCAACCGGCCTTGGCCTGGCGACAGCCAAGGCGCTTGCATCGTCGGGAATGGATCTTGTGATCTGCGCGCGCGGTGAGGACCGGTTACGGCAGGCTGCCACAACTATCAGCGATGAGTATGGGGTCCGTGTTTACCCAGTGGTTACCGATCTAACTACGCCGGGGGCACCTGAGCTGCTAGCCAAGGAAGCCACCAGACACCTGGGCGGTGTCGATGTCTTGATTAATAATGTCGGCGGTCCAGCCCCCACTGCAGCTTCTGATACGACGCGCGAGGCTTGGCAGAAGGGTTTCGAGCAGGTGTTTCTCAGCTCCACTCTGCTGACGACAGCTCTACTGCCATCGATGCGCCAGCAGGGGTTCGGGCGCATCGTCACCATCACTTCGATTAGTGTGCTTGAGCCGATTGAAAATCTCGTAGTCTCGACCGCTATGCGCTTAGCGGTGACCGGATTTACCAAAACTTTGTCCAGTGAGGTTGCTAAAGACGGAGTGACGGTCAATACGGTTTTACCGGGAATCATCCATACGCAGCGCATTGAGGATCTACGTCGCGCTAAAGCGTTGCGCGATGGCACGACACTTGCCGAAGAAATGGAGCGTAGTCAGACGCAGATTCCCATGCGGCGGATGGGACGGCCGGAGGAGCTGGCTGCGCTGGTCGCCTTTCTGGCATCAGACGCTGCGAGTTATATCACGGGAGTCCATATCCCAGTCGATGGCGGTCTCCGCCGCGGCTTTTGAATTCGGTCCAACGTCAGGTTGGCACAGTGATTGCTCTAGCTAGATTTGGGGGCGATCGGTGAGTCATAAGTACCTGATGCAGCTAGCATCAGGTACTCGGGGGTAAAGAAATGGACCGGCACCCGGTGCGATTCTTTACCAAATGACTTCACCGACGATACCTGTCATGGCTATGCAGCGTTGCTGTCGTGCGATCGTCCCCAACTTACGCCGCTACGTTAAGGGGGAGATTGTATGGGTCTTGCATGTCACCGAGAGTGCTCAGAGAACACCACCACATCCATCACCATGCTGCGTTTAGCCGTAGAGATGTTAGCACATGATGCGCGGCGCCCATTCTCCCTTCTGCGTGTGGTCATTAGTAAAATTAAAAGAGCCAGGAGCTTGGAGGAGATGCATGATATTTGCGAGCACATGTTGCCACGCATTGATCGCGCAGTCGTGCATGTAGAAGAGATGGTCCAGGACATTTTGGATATCGGTCGCATCAGGACGCGCCATCAGCATGGCGATGTCAGCTTAGGTCACATACTGGACACGGCAATTAAACAATGTACGGACCTTGATCCAGAGGCCCAAGGACGCATTAATTACAGCATTTACGAGGGTTACGTGACTCAAGGTGACGAGCATAAATTGCTGCGCGCATTTACCAATATCGTTAGTAACGCCCTTGAAGCAACGGCCAAACAAGGTAAAGTTTGGATACGCATGGCTGCTCGGGACGATAAGGTCGAAATTCGCATCGGCAACACAGGATCCTACGTGCAGCCTAAATACAGGCAGCGGATCTTCGAGAGTTTCTTCACTCGTGGCAAGGCACGAGGCACTGGACTTGGTCTCACCATTGCCAAGCAAGTCATGCTAGCTCACGGAGGTAGTATAGACTGTGTGTCGCGGCGTGATGAGTCCCATCCTGATGGGTGCACGGAATTTATTTGTACTCTGCCTCTGACATCCATAAGTGATTGCCTGCAGCGGGGGCAATACAAGCTCGTTGCCGCGAAGCCAACAGGACAACGGGATCACATTTTACTCGTGGAGGATGATCCCTTTATAGCGCAGGAATGGCAGATTTATTTTGCCGATCGACTAGCGGTTCATGTGGCAGCGGATCCCTTTGCTCTGCTCGATCACATCCGGGTGAATCCAGGGTTTCTAACGCAATTCAAACTTGTGGTTACCGATTTCTATTTCGATAACTGCAAGCTTGATGGGCTGCAGCTTGCTGGAGAACTGCGCGCCAGACTGCCCACGCTACCTGTTTACCTGGCGACGGACGCCTCTTTGGATGTGGGGCGCCGCGAAGCTCACATAAGTGGGCGTATTGACAAGCTGCCGGCGGCACTGGAGCTGATGCTTAGCGATTCTGAAAAGGTAAATGTTACAGGGATTTGCGATAAAAATTAAAGTTAAATAGGGAGGTTCCGATAAGGATTTGATGCGGTGCACGCAGGTGGCTGTGCCTCACCGAGGGATTTCGGTTGGGTGCGGACTAATTGACAGGGGATGTTGCGATGAAAAGAATCGGGCGGGTGGTCTCAACTTTGCTACTAGTGGTGAGCTGTAATCAAGCGTCCAGTGGCGGCGGGAGCGAGCCGGCTTCCTCAGGTGACTCGAAAAAGAAACCGAAGAAACCAGAGCCGGTAACTACCGCCGAGTCCGTTGTTGGGAGCTGGAGGTCGACCTGTATCCTAGACCCCACCATCCCTGCAACCGCCACTCCCGAATATACCCAGTCCACTCTGACCATAGAATCCGGTGGTCAACTCACGTCGCAGACGGAGCATTACCAGGACGAAGCCTGTGCCGATGCGAGTAAAATTGTATGGACGGATAAACAGATTGGCACCAGTACTTTCGGAAGCGTCAGTAAATCTGTCGAGGGATCGCTCGATTTTGATCTGGCAATTACTAAGTTTATCGTGCAGCCGCGCTTGCCTGACAAAGCTAAGGCTCTTGAAGCGCTTTCAGAGCTTGGAATTAAAAAGCCGGCTTGCAAGACACTCACCTTTCAGCCCAGTCAGGAAACCGACCTGACGGCGTGCATTGAGCCTCCGACCACCTACCGCCTCATTAAGGTGGTGGGGAAAAAGCTTCAGTTAGGGAGCTGTTACGGCCAGAATAACTGTGCTAGTAAAGAGACCAGGTCGAAGACCCTGGACGTGATTGTATATTCCAAAATTTAGTACTTGGTGCGCATGTTGGACATGGGGATTGAGGCCCTTATTAGGGCGAACACGAAGATAGTGACGCCGGGTGCGATACCAGAGATTAATCTGCGACTGGTCACATTCGATTTACCATGGTGGCATAGCGATCCCAAGGACCTTGAGAATCAGGGGATTGTCGATCCCTACTGGGCCTTCTGCTGGCCAGGCGGTACCGCCTTGGCGCGTTATCTGCTCGACCGACCGGATCTTGTCCACGATCAAACTGTGATTGACTTTGGTGCAGGCTGCGGGGTGGTTGGTGTGGCGGCGGCGCTCGTTGGTGCGGCCCGCACTGTGGCCTGCGACATCGATCCTCTGGCGCTTTGGGCTTGCCGGGAGAACGCTGCGCTAAATGGGATCGAGTTAGGTCTTGACCCGCACGATATCATAGGAGCAAAGCTACCTGGCGTTGATTGGTTGCTTGTGGGGGATGTGACCTATGGCCACGATATGGTGCAGAGAGTGCTACCGTGGTTCGAAGCACTAGCCGCTTCGGGCACCAAGGTGCTCATGGCTGACCCAGGCCGAGGCTATTTACCAAAGAATCTGCAAGCAGAGGCCGTGGTAAAGCTCCCACCGGATCTTGGTGACGTCCCGGTGGCACCTTCGCTAGATGTTCCCATTTATCTGTTTAGCCCATAATAGGGGTGTATGTTACCGAGTGGCCATGTACGGTGGGGTTAGCAAAGTGAGTGTGTACCGAGCTCTTAATGGTAACAGTCTGCCCTTGGGCCAGGGCCTGTAGATGCTGTGGCTCGATTACTAGATCGTGTAGCCCGCCCTCGCACTTCGCCGCCACCTGCTGACCCGCACTAATCTGAGCTAGGCTAAGAGTTGGGGCGCCACGAGCAAAAAAGCCACTATCGGGCTTGGCTCCCGTGACCCTGGAATTCACGGTCGTCGACGGAGTTAATTGCGTGGATGGCTGCTGCGTGGCTGTATTGTTAGCCGGCAGTGCCTGGGCGGTGCCTTGCGTTGGCGTGTTAGACGCCAGCGTCGATTTAACTTCCCCAGTGTCGCCACTTTCCTCGTACTCTGAGTCTCTAGATCGTTTGCTAGACTTGGAGTCACCGCTGGATCGACGCGCCCCTTTGCCGGGGGCGGTTTGATTGGTTCCCGCCTGTTCGGCATCGGGCGTGCCGCAGGCCTGTAGTAGGGCTGGCATCAGGGTCAGAGCAAATAGGCTACTGACTTTATGGCCAAATAGCGAACGCCGACTGAATCTAGTACGAAGCAGGTTAGTCATTTAGGTTAGCCTCTAGGGTTGATGCGTATGAGCGGAATCAGCTCACACGAGTTCCTTATCGGCATAGCGGCGAGAAACTTTAGATTTTGACAAAGAGTTGCAGGTAAGTTTGTAATTACACGGTAATCGCCGGATCTTAAGGCGGGGTGGCAGCGAGCGCCGATGTTGCGGGATTTTAGACCGCAACTAGACCGTAACTAGACCGTAACATCCCGAATCACATCGTGAAATGCAGCTTTGACATCAAGGCCCAGGCCAAGCTGCTCCAGGTGTTCGTATAGACAAGCGAGGATGCCGCCCAAAGCCAAAAAATCCGGGTGAAGCTGGGATCTTGCCTTTTTACATGCGAGAAAAACGTCGTGAAAAGTCGAACGGAATTTAGCTAGGTCAAAGTAGACGCAGTCTTGATTAGTGCCAAAATGGTTTAGTAGCGTGTCTTTAGCGCCGTATAGGCCAAGTTTGTGCAGAGCGGTATCCATGATATCGTGACGGGTGTGATAAAAACCTATGTACATTTGCCTTACTGCCGCGACAAAGTCTTTATCCCAGTGATTGAACAATGCTGCTGGTTGCCAAACTAACTGGTCACCATCACTGTGGAAGGCCCTCCGGCGAAAGTCCAGAAGGTTGACGTCGAGGTTAAAGATCTGCCAGAAATAGAGCCTTAAAATTAAATCGCCACGTCGCCTGCGCGTGCTGTCATCGTCTCCTCCCTGTGCCGTGACCACAGATCCTGGAGCCACCAGGGAGACGCCAAGACCACTAGTTTCAAGCGCGGGGCGGATGGTGGTTAATGCGGTATTGAAGGCATGTGAGCTAAGGTAGCCACCCGCTAATGACTTTAGTTTACCCGCCATTTTCAGGGGAGGAACGATTTGAAAGAATACCGGCGAAAGATATTCTGTCAGTTGAGACCACTCTGTGCCTTTGACTAGCGTTGCCAGCATCGAAGTCCTCGAAGCTCAAGGTCTCAATATGAGACGAGATGCGCCCCTATGGTATCACTTGCGGCGACGCCTTGTCGCGATAACTTTCGCTGCGGTCGGCGTCACGCAGGCTGCTAAAGCCGGGATCATGAGGAGAAGGATTACACCTTCGGCGGTGCCGCCACCTTGGTGTCCGATGGCACCGCAGCCCCAGTCGATGCCGAAGAATTTACTTTTACTCGATGTCGAACTTTCAGTTTGAGTCGTCTGCGCCACTGTGAGAGTTGAGCCAGTGCCAGTCAGCTGCGGTATGTTGTCGCATCCGATCCCTGCGTCGGCAATGAAGCTGTCAAACTTTCGGCGGCTAATGGATTGGCGGATTACCGTATCAAACTGGCAGTTGAAGATATTCTTGTCAGCGGTAAGCAGTGACAACAGTAAATCGCGTATGCCGCTATCTCCCTTGAAATATGTGATAGCAGTCATAGTCAGGTTTGCGGCATCGCTGGCGCTCATTTGATTATTTTTCACGAGATCCCAAACTATCGCACTGATGACCTGGCCATGCTTGTGACCGCAGCAGCGACTGGGGAAGGGCTGTCCAGACGACCATTTCTGCCACTCGGGACCGTCGAAAGTCCAGTCGTGATCACCCGTGCGCAAGCACGTGGACTTTACGCAGTAGGGAGAGTTCGCGGGACAAATGGACTCGCCGAGGCAGGCCGCTTGTTTGCTGCCCTTGATACTTTTGTGGAGATAGACCAAGAGATCGGCGATACCCTCGTGTAAACCCAGTGGCTCGTCTTTCGTCACTTTTAAATAGTTATAAACGAAGTAGTGACCGGCCTCATGCGACGGCACGTCCCAATCAGTTGCAAGATTTTGCAGTCCTACGCCGTCGCCGTCCCCAAGTTCGATGATGAACGGATCGCTAGTATCGTCACTTCCCGGAATAAATAATGCGTTATTAGTCGTCCCATTCACGACCTGGTGCAGCTCCAAATGCAAGGGTAGTGCACCGTAAGTTTTTCCACCGAGTCCCAGCATCCAGCGAAAGTGTTCGTCTGTATGGGCGTAGGCATTGGTCTGATCAAACCTACGATCGTTTCGTGAGTAAATAAAGCGGTGCGTTGATTCTTTGGCCTGTATCATCGAAGCCGGGACGCGCGCCTGAAGGTAGTTACTGGTTAGGGTGCCGTCTCCGGTAAGGTCCTTTAGTTTATATTCAGTCACCGTGGCATCAAATGCGTTCTGCGGAAGCACATTTGCAACGCCCTCGACCTCAAAAAATCTGCGAGAAAAGCTGATAACATCGCGATCATCGGCGAGTACTTCGTATGGTAATCCGTCCACTTTAGCGATCATCAGCCAAGCGGGGCGCAGGGCTGCTGCAGAGGACGCGTGGTAATACCGCTTTGGTGCAGTGAATTCTAGGTTTGCTGTATTCATGCCCTGCGCGGCAACACCCTGGCGGACCACAGCTTGCGTAGTTTCCCAATTTGGCCATGTAGACGGGGCATTTTGAACCGCCTCGTTACTGACGGAAGGTAGCGTTCCGAGAATAAACGGTGACCTATCATTGAGCAAATGGGCCGCTAAATAGGTTCCGTAGATGGGAATGCCGCGCGCCGTAAAGCTACCGTCGAAGCGCCTGCTTGCTCCATTCAGCTGCGGCAGCCCTGATTCTTTAATTTCGAATTGGAGATTGGTGGGCAGCTGTTCCGCCACCATTGACTTAATAGCTTCGGTAAAATTGATTTGGCCCGTTGCGAAAAGGTTCAAACCCCTTTTGAATGCCGCAATGCTAAATGGATGAACCGTGAGGTTGGCAGTGGCCTGAGATAGCTGAATCAGCGGGAAGGGCAGCTGGCCCGTCAGGCCAGAGGGTGTTCCTGGTTCCAGCTCGTCGCCACATCCAGCTGCGCCCAAAAAAATCCCGACGGCCGTCAGTATTTTGAAGGACCGATGCAGCAAGCGACTTTTGTTACGAACGACCACTACGCTCCTTTCGGGAGATCCAAGCCGGCTCTCCTGATCTGACGGCGTATCGGCAAAATTGACCCAGGAGTTTAGGAGCGATGGTCGCAATCTTTAAAAAACATCCTGAGATTAGGATGTTGCGATTGCGCTGGCCATTCTTAGCGAGACCGGCCATAGTGGGTAAAATGTTCCCATATCGATGGTAGAGGTGGAGGGGCTATGCAGGACCAAGCGGCCGGTCAGGGTGTGCAACTAGGAATTTATCGCATATATGTTAAGGACCTATCATTTGAGTCGCCGCGGTCACCGAAGATTTTCCTGGCTGCATGGCGCCCCGAGGTAAAAGTCGACTTTGTGGTCAAGCACCAGCGCGTCGATGGGACTCTTTACGAAGTGGTTCTCGGTCTCAACGTGGAGGCGCGCGAAGGTCAAGACGTTGGGTTTATAGTTGAGATCGAACAGGCTGGTGTGTTTGATGTGAGAGGACCCGAGGGTGTTCACATGGAACATGCACTGCGTGTGGTCTGCCCTAACGTTCTATTCCCTTACGCGAGGCAGGCTATTGATCAGGCCCTCGTGGCGGGAGGATTCCCTCCTCTGATGTTGGCTCCGATCAATTTTGAATTCAGACATGAGGAAAAACCAGAGCGTCTTAGCTAAACTTCGGATCAGGGATAGCTACCGACATTGGACGTTAAATAAACATCACCGGTAGACGTCGTTGACCGTTTGCTGCGTTGCTGTTTCGCGTCGGCGATAATTTTGTCGACCTCCGTCCCGGTGATGGTCGAGGTTGCACTGGAGGCGTTACGGATTAGCTCCAACTGCGCCAAGGCCGCATCATGGCCGGCTAAGGAGAGTGCTTTCACCTTAAGCATGTCTTCCAGGGTATCGACAGCGCTGTCGAAATCTCCTGAGCGCTTTTGTGCAAGAGCGAGGTTATAACTTGCGACCTCGCTCTCAGGGTTTTCGCTCTTGGCATTTTTATAATATTCTATGGCTTGCGCGCTGTGGCCACGCTGCGCCTGAACGACACCCATGTGTGCAAGAGCATCGGCATGGTCAGATTTCAGCTTGAGCACCTGGCCAAAGAGCTCTTCAGCCTGAGTCAGGCGCTCACTACGCAAACAAATGATACCCAGATTCATGCGCGCTGCGACGTCGCCGGGGTTTAGTTTGACGGCACGTGCATACAGCCCCTCAGCCTTTCGCTCTTCGCCCTTCTGGTAGAGAACCGTTGCTAGAAGGTTGAGGCTCTCACTTTCCGTAGCGTTCTCGCCGCCAAGTTGGCGCAAAATCGACAGTGTCCCGTCCAGGTTCTTTTGGAGAAAAGCAGCATGAGCCATGACAATTTTTGCACCACGGCTGCGAAAGTCGATCGATAAGATGCGACGCGCTAAGATTTTTGCAGCGTGAGGATCTTTAAGCACGATCTTAATCCGGGCTAGAGCCAAAAGCGCTTCGATGTCGCGGGGAGATTTTTTCAGCTTTTCGGTCAAGGCGACACTCTGGTCTTTGAGATCCGGTTCCTTGCCAGTGGTAGCTTCGCTAACCAGCCGGTCATGGCCCATAGCGGCATAGTTTGTGGGAGTACTCTCTGATCCCCGTAGCATTTGCGTGAACGAGGTCCACCC
This is a stretch of genomic DNA from Deltaproteobacteria bacterium. It encodes these proteins:
- a CDS encoding aldehyde dehydrogenase; this translates as MLHKHKLVELLPARHGHFIGGAYIEPPAGATYDNIAPAYGTSLGAVALGSSADVARAVDAAKAALAGPWGRSTPSQRAAVLRRVAELLMEHRQAFARLEALDSGKPYGEAFDGDIARSAHNFQFFAELTAHQMAPSYLGDDGTLHTTVREPMGIVGLITPWNLPLYLATWKLAPALAQGNAVILKPAELTPLTAMAMGHICNAAGLPPGVVNIVQGFGAGGAGEALVKHPDIKAISFTGETSTGEAIMRTAAPLLKKLSFELGGKGATVIFADADLEQAAETAVRAAFRNQGQICLAGSRLLLERRVASQVIEKVLAAVGRIRVGDPLDPATTMGSLVSRDHRDKVSSYAAYAKAAAGVEILCGGDVPVDLPQGAFFEPTVVTGVTQDSRLIQEEVFGPLLTVQIFDDESEALQLVNGTQYGLSCSVFTKDIDRAQRFARGARMGLVWINTWFSRDLHTAFGGMKRSGIGREGGQYSLDFFSELKTISMAMR
- a CDS encoding SDR family oxidoreductase, which gives rise to MNSRRRALVSAASTGLGLATAKALASSGMDLVICARGEDRLRQAATTISDEYGVRVYPVVTDLTTPGAPELLAKEATRHLGGVDVLINNVGGPAPTAASDTTREAWQKGFEQVFLSSTLLTTALLPSMRQQGFGRIVTITSISVLEPIENLVVSTAMRLAVTGFTKTLSSEVAKDGVTVNTVLPGIIHTQRIEDLRRAKALRDGTTLAEEMERSQTQIPMRRMGRPEELAALVAFLASDAASYITGVHIPVDGGLRRGF
- a CDS encoding hybrid sensor histidine kinase/response regulator — encoded protein: MGLACHRECSENTTTSITMLRLAVEMLAHDARRPFSLLRVVISKIKRARSLEEMHDICEHMLPRIDRAVVHVEEMVQDILDIGRIRTRHQHGDVSLGHILDTAIKQCTDLDPEAQGRINYSIYEGYVTQGDEHKLLRAFTNIVSNALEATAKQGKVWIRMAARDDKVEIRIGNTGSYVQPKYRQRIFESFFTRGKARGTGLGLTIAKQVMLAHGGSIDCVSRRDESHPDGCTEFICTLPLTSISDCLQRGQYKLVAAKPTGQRDHILLVEDDPFIAQEWQIYFADRLAVHVAADPFALLDHIRVNPGFLTQFKLVVTDFYFDNCKLDGLQLAGELRARLPTLPVYLATDASLDVGRREAHISGRIDKLPAALELMLSDSEKVNVTGICDKN
- a CDS encoding methyltransferase, with translation MRMLDMGIEALIRANTKIVTPGAIPEINLRLVTFDLPWWHSDPKDLENQGIVDPYWAFCWPGGTALARYLLDRPDLVHDQTVIDFGAGCGVVGVAAALVGAARTVACDIDPLALWACRENAALNGIELGLDPHDIIGAKLPGVDWLLVGDVTYGHDMVQRVLPWFEALAASGTKVLMADPGRGYLPKNLQAEAVVKLPPDLGDVPVAPSLDVPIYLFSP
- the secB gene encoding protein-export chaperone SecB, encoding MQDQAAGQGVQLGIYRIYVKDLSFESPRSPKIFLAAWRPEVKVDFVVKHQRVDGTLYEVVLGLNVEAREGQDVGFIVEIEQAGVFDVRGPEGVHMEHALRVVCPNVLFPYARQAIDQALVAGGFPPLMLAPINFEFRHEEKPERLS
- a CDS encoding tetratricopeptide repeat protein; this encodes MLKTSTLVLVFLSTAACKTTGNGRNSGWTSFTQMLRGSESTPTNYAAMGHDRLVSEATTGKEPDLKDQSVALTEKLKKSPRDIEALLALARIKIVLKDPHAAKILARRILSIDFRSRGAKIVMAHAAFLQKNLDGTLSILRQLGGENATESESLNLLATVLYQKGEERKAEGLYARAVKLNPGDVAARMNLGIICLRSERLTQAEELFGQVLKLKSDHADALAHMGVVQAQRGHSAQAIEYYKNAKSENPESEVASYNLALAQKRSGDFDSAVDTLEDMLKVKALSLAGHDAALAQLELIRNASSATSTITGTEVDKIIADAKQQRSKRSTTSTGDVYLTSNVGSYP